The Mycolicibacterium boenickei genome has a segment encoding these proteins:
- a CDS encoding S9 family peptidase, giving the protein MTTILTDADYARAEQMLAPYRAQKVPGSKLTPRWLSDGERFWYQVGAHYVMVNPDDGSRRDAFDHDRLAAALSVESGYAVTGDDLPITAVEFRDGAVQFAACDAKWEWSDDAGLRESDHRTPVPGEVPSPDEKWVAFRRDGNIWVRSVDGEEFALTDDAEPHFDYGGLPETTGARALTRALGLPAPSIFHWSPDSARILVQRIDQRDLPELVLVESSPADGGRPVEHRTRYTMPGEDAVAHMTWNVLDVDQRGIVRQQTEPTPIMHNVALVYAWWGPGGQAFYLHHSRDARTLELRRLDPDTGAVTTLISETGQTRIDPTVELGEPQLVRVLESGEIVWWSQRDGWGHLYLYSADGQQNTQITRGPWLVRQLLWVDEDRRQVWFVAAGLVEHDPYLRQICQINLDGSGFLRLTDDELDHDAVSPPEGGYLVDRASSSSLPPRSAVLDGDGQVLVELESPATQALEALGWRPPERFRATAADGKTPIYGLLWRPHDFDPLNRYPIIEHTYPGPQIYRAGPSFDPPHHGEPEAFAALGFAVVAIDGRGTAGRHKAFHDHSYGDLGNAGALDDHVAAIRELGHRYPWLDTARVGITGQSAGAFAAARAVLKYPESYHVAVATSGNHDNNINLAMWAEHYHGDLSNEGRQAISNATLAANLTGKLLLIHGELDDNAHPYMTMRLVDALIKADKDFDLIVIPGAEHALIGHQHYFVRRTWDYFVRHLHGTEPPNYRLAPLPLPHLRG; this is encoded by the coding sequence GTGACGACGATTCTCACCGACGCTGACTACGCCCGTGCCGAACAGATGCTCGCCCCGTACCGGGCACAGAAGGTGCCGGGCAGCAAGTTGACGCCGCGGTGGCTGTCCGACGGAGAGCGGTTCTGGTACCAGGTCGGAGCCCACTACGTCATGGTGAACCCCGACGACGGCAGCCGCCGCGACGCGTTCGACCACGACAGGTTGGCCGCCGCGCTGTCTGTCGAATCCGGGTACGCCGTGACCGGCGATGACCTGCCGATCACCGCGGTCGAGTTCCGCGACGGTGCCGTGCAGTTCGCCGCGTGCGACGCCAAGTGGGAGTGGTCGGACGACGCCGGCCTGCGTGAGTCCGATCATCGGACGCCCGTGCCTGGCGAGGTGCCGTCCCCGGACGAGAAGTGGGTGGCATTCCGCCGGGACGGCAACATCTGGGTCAGGAGCGTCGACGGGGAGGAGTTCGCGCTGACCGACGACGCCGAACCTCACTTCGACTACGGAGGCCTGCCCGAAACCACCGGCGCCAGGGCGCTGACGCGTGCTCTCGGGCTGCCGGCGCCCTCGATCTTTCACTGGTCACCCGACTCCGCCCGAATCCTGGTGCAGCGCATCGACCAACGTGATCTGCCCGAGTTGGTTCTCGTCGAGTCCTCGCCTGCCGACGGCGGCCGTCCCGTCGAGCACCGCACCCGCTACACCATGCCCGGCGAGGACGCGGTCGCGCACATGACGTGGAATGTCCTCGATGTCGATCAGCGCGGCATCGTCCGGCAACAGACCGAGCCCACGCCGATCATGCACAACGTCGCCCTCGTGTACGCGTGGTGGGGCCCCGGCGGCCAGGCCTTCTACCTGCACCATTCCCGGGACGCCCGCACGTTGGAGCTGCGCCGGCTCGACCCGGATACCGGTGCAGTCACCACCCTGATCAGCGAGACCGGCCAGACCCGCATCGACCCCACCGTGGAACTCGGTGAACCACAGCTGGTGCGGGTGCTGGAGTCCGGCGAGATCGTCTGGTGGTCGCAGCGTGACGGCTGGGGGCATTTGTACCTCTACTCGGCCGACGGGCAGCAGAACACGCAGATCACCCGCGGGCCGTGGCTGGTGCGCCAGCTGTTGTGGGTCGACGAGGACCGTAGGCAGGTATGGTTCGTCGCCGCCGGCCTCGTCGAGCACGATCCGTATCTGCGCCAGATCTGCCAGATCAACCTCGACGGTTCCGGGTTCCTCCGGCTCACCGACGACGAACTCGACCACGATGCCGTCAGTCCACCCGAAGGCGGCTATCTCGTCGACCGGGCATCGTCGTCGAGCCTGCCTCCGCGGTCGGCCGTGCTCGACGGTGATGGGCAGGTCCTGGTCGAGCTCGAGTCGCCGGCCACCCAGGCGCTGGAGGCGCTAGGTTGGCGCCCGCCCGAGCGTTTCCGCGCAACTGCCGCAGATGGCAAAACACCGATCTACGGCCTGCTGTGGCGCCCACACGATTTCGATCCGCTCAACCGCTACCCGATCATCGAGCACACCTATCCGGGCCCGCAGATCTACCGTGCCGGACCGTCGTTCGATCCGCCGCACCACGGCGAGCCGGAAGCCTTCGCGGCGTTGGGCTTTGCGGTGGTCGCGATCGACGGCCGCGGCACGGCCGGGCGCCACAAGGCGTTTCACGATCATTCCTACGGCGACCTCGGTAACGCCGGTGCCCTCGATGACCATGTCGCCGCGATCCGCGAACTCGGCCACCGATATCCGTGGCTTGACACCGCACGTGTCGGGATCACCGGTCAGTCCGCCGGTGCGTTCGCCGCCGCGCGTGCAGTGCTGAAGTATCCGGAGTCTTACCACGTGGCGGTTGCGACGTCAGGAAACCACGACAACAACATCAACCTGGCGATGTGGGCCGAGCATTATCACGGCGACCTCAGCAACGAGGGCAGGCAGGCGATCTCGAATGCCACGCTGGCCGCCAACCTGACGGGGAAGCTGCTGCTCATCCATGGTGAGCTCGACGACAATGCGCACCCGTACATGACGATGCGGCTCGTCGACGCACTCATCAAGGCCGACAAGGACTTCGACCTGATCGTCATTCCCGGGGCCGAACACGCGCTGATCGGCCACCAGCATTACTTCGTTCGCCGCACCTGGGATTACTTCGTCCGGCACCTGCACGGCACCGAGCCGCCGAACTACCGGCTCGCGCCGCTACCGCTCCCCCACCTTCGCGGCTGA
- a CDS encoding cutinase family protein, whose protein sequence is MSTSQRARTGASIARMAQAMLFTVLAAAAMVLGSLAGPIASANAADGCADVEVVFARGTNEAPGVGATGQAFVDALTADLPGKSVDVYAVNYPASLNFGQATDGIADASNRIQSIAANCPATKIVLGGYSQGAAVAGYTTSSSVPAGYVLPAGISGPMPASVASHVAAVALFGTPDDFVLGLADRSAPPIAIGQPYVAKTIQLCAPGDPICFPGGLNRAAHSSYKDNGMAVQAADFVARQLGGAAPSAPVVQTAAEVGDN, encoded by the coding sequence ATGAGCACATCACAGCGAGCCCGGACGGGGGCTTCGATCGCCAGGATGGCGCAGGCCATGCTTTTCACCGTGCTTGCTGCGGCCGCCATGGTCCTCGGCTCGCTGGCGGGCCCGATCGCCTCGGCAAACGCCGCCGACGGGTGCGCCGACGTCGAGGTGGTGTTCGCCCGCGGCACCAACGAGGCGCCCGGGGTGGGCGCCACCGGGCAGGCGTTCGTCGATGCGCTCACCGCCGATCTTCCCGGGAAGTCCGTCGACGTGTACGCGGTCAACTACCCGGCATCGCTGAACTTCGGGCAGGCGACCGACGGGATCGCCGATGCGAGCAACCGCATCCAGTCGATCGCCGCGAACTGCCCGGCGACCAAGATCGTCCTCGGCGGGTACTCGCAAGGCGCCGCGGTGGCCGGCTACACGACCTCGAGCTCCGTTCCGGCCGGGTACGTCCTGCCCGCCGGCATCAGCGGCCCGATGCCGGCATCGGTCGCCTCGCACGTCGCCGCGGTGGCGCTGTTCGGCACACCCGACGATTTCGTTCTGGGCCTGGCTGACCGCAGCGCACCGCCCATCGCGATCGGTCAGCCCTACGTGGCCAAGACCATCCAGCTGTGCGCTCCCGGGGACCCGATCTGCTTCCCGGGAGGCCTGAACCGCGCCGCCCACAGCTCCTACAAGGACAACGGGATGGCAGTCCAGGCAGCCGATTTCGTGGCCCGACAGCTCGGTGGAGCAGCGCCCTCGGCGCCGGTCGTGCAGACCGCAGCCGAAGTCGGCGACAACTGA
- a CDS encoding NAD-dependent epimerase/dehydratase family protein: protein MRVLVTGGTGFVGGWSAKAIADAGHSVRFLVRNPDRLHTSVARLGVDVSDHAVGDITDRDSVMLALDGCDAVLHSAALVATDPSQTAQMMSTNMDGARNVLGGAAELGLDPIIHVSSITALFNPDVETLEADLPVFGGTDGYGRSKAQVEIYARGMQDAGAPVNITYPGMVMGPPVGNQFGEAGEGVAAALQLGAIPGRSAAWTIVDGRDLAALHVALLEPGRGPRRYMAGGHRIPVDQLAKLLTEVGDKTMFAVPVPDTVLRVAGQVLDRMGPFLPFQTPFTEAGMQYYTQMPASDDSPSERDFGITYRDPRITLADTVAGFRQLEG from the coding sequence ATGCGCGTGTTGGTCACCGGCGGTACCGGATTTGTGGGCGGCTGGAGCGCGAAAGCGATTGCCGATGCCGGTCATTCCGTCCGCTTTCTGGTGCGCAATCCGGACCGGCTGCACACCAGTGTCGCCAGGCTCGGGGTCGACGTCTCCGACCATGCCGTCGGTGACATCACCGACCGCGACTCGGTCATGCTCGCGCTCGACGGCTGCGACGCCGTCCTGCACAGTGCCGCACTGGTTGCCACCGATCCGAGCCAGACCGCGCAGATGATGAGCACCAACATGGACGGTGCGCGCAACGTGCTCGGCGGGGCCGCCGAACTCGGCCTCGATCCGATCATCCACGTATCGAGCATCACCGCGTTGTTCAATCCCGACGTGGAAACCCTGGAAGCCGACCTGCCGGTGTTCGGCGGGACCGACGGCTACGGGCGGTCCAAGGCCCAGGTCGAAATCTATGCCCGCGGAATGCAGGACGCCGGCGCACCGGTGAACATCACCTACCCCGGCATGGTGATGGGGCCGCCGGTGGGCAACCAGTTCGGCGAAGCGGGCGAGGGCGTGGCCGCCGCACTGCAACTCGGGGCGATCCCCGGTCGCAGCGCGGCCTGGACCATCGTCGACGGTCGAGACCTGGCCGCTCTGCATGTGGCGCTGCTCGAACCCGGGCGCGGCCCGCGCCGCTACATGGCCGGCGGACATCGCATCCCGGTGGACCAACTTGCCAAGCTGCTCACCGAGGTCGGTGACAAGACCATGTTCGCCGTTCCGGTGCCCGACACCGTGCTGCGGGTGGCCGGACAGGTGCTCGACCGGATGGGGCCGTTCCTGCCGTTCCAGACCCCGTTCACCGAGGCTGGGATGCAGTACTACACGCAGATGCCGGCGTCCGACGACTCACCGAGCGAACGCGACTTCGGTATCACCTACCGGGATCCACGAATCACGCTGGCCGACACCGTCGCCGGATTCCGGCAGCTCGAAGGCTGA
- a CDS encoding sulfatase-like hydrolase/transferase, producing the protein MAELSRRTVLGGAAVAAGAAAVGFGGYELLGRRTPEAAGQPNILVVIVDQMRAPQWFPDTEQLGALLPNLDRLRVRSTSFGSHYSASNMCTPSRGVLTTGLYSHQTGCLYTGEGPTESTLAARFPTWGTMLRDAGYRTWWWGKWHLGSMADNTPDGLDVHGFSGGTYPSPNGAPNQGLQQDPSIVDQFAGWFDAHANEGPWCTTVSLVNPHDICWWPKNPLPEDVPRRFSAKPVNFETAEDLRRRGKPQLQIDYMNFMSPLMTGAMDYTGPEAAAQWARCLDMYLWLHQQVDTQIGRVLETLAARPEIDENTVVVFTSDHGEYAGSHGLRGKGAAVYEESIRVPLYIRDPSGHLTPDAGATRTQLTSSADLAPLLLTIAHGGAGWRSDSRYSYLSSRADIAGIAADASTSGRPWIAHATDDMSVEEMAALMKSPLAKKFFGADGPPTEIPTSAPSHIVAVRTPEAKLGMYTYWKPGTMDIDTSRPVHHEIYDYTTDSGVQELDNLAGRSAKQADLQGLLDHEVLPELRAPLPEFLNEAQEQGLANMKELATLRGG; encoded by the coding sequence ATGGCAGAGCTCAGCAGGCGGACAGTTCTGGGTGGTGCGGCGGTGGCCGCCGGCGCGGCCGCGGTGGGATTCGGCGGCTACGAACTACTGGGCAGACGCACGCCGGAGGCGGCCGGTCAGCCCAACATCCTCGTCGTCATCGTGGACCAGATGCGGGCGCCGCAATGGTTCCCCGATACCGAGCAACTCGGTGCCCTGCTGCCGAATCTCGACCGGCTCCGGGTGCGCAGCACGTCGTTCGGTTCGCACTACAGCGCATCGAACATGTGCACACCGTCGCGCGGGGTGCTGACCACAGGGCTGTACTCCCACCAGACCGGATGTCTGTACACCGGGGAAGGGCCCACCGAGTCGACGCTGGCGGCCCGGTTCCCCACCTGGGGGACGATGCTGCGCGACGCCGGCTACCGCACCTGGTGGTGGGGCAAATGGCACCTGGGCAGCATGGCCGACAACACGCCCGACGGCCTGGACGTGCACGGATTCTCCGGCGGCACCTACCCGTCCCCCAACGGCGCACCGAACCAAGGCCTGCAGCAGGACCCGTCGATCGTCGATCAGTTCGCCGGGTGGTTCGACGCCCACGCCAACGAGGGACCCTGGTGCACCACGGTATCGCTGGTCAATCCGCACGACATTTGCTGGTGGCCGAAAAACCCTCTGCCGGAGGATGTTCCGCGCCGGTTCAGTGCAAAGCCGGTGAACTTCGAGACCGCAGAGGATCTGCGGCGACGCGGCAAGCCTCAGTTGCAGATCGACTACATGAACTTCATGTCGCCGCTGATGACCGGCGCGATGGACTACACCGGCCCAGAGGCCGCCGCGCAGTGGGCGCGGTGCCTGGACATGTACCTGTGGCTACATCAGCAAGTGGACACCCAGATCGGCCGGGTGCTGGAGACTCTCGCGGCCCGGCCGGAGATCGACGAGAACACCGTCGTCGTGTTCACCTCCGACCACGGTGAGTACGCCGGCTCGCACGGCCTGCGCGGCAAGGGTGCCGCCGTGTACGAGGAGAGCATTCGGGTACCGCTCTATATCCGTGACCCGTCAGGTCACCTGACACCTGACGCCGGTGCCACCCGCACACAGCTCACCTCCAGCGCTGATCTGGCGCCACTGCTGCTGACCATCGCGCACGGCGGCGCGGGCTGGCGGTCTGACTCCCGCTACTCCTATCTGTCCAGCCGGGCCGACATCGCCGGAATCGCCGCCGACGCCTCGACATCGGGCCGGCCCTGGATCGCCCACGCCACCGACGACATGTCAGTGGAGGAAATGGCCGCGCTGATGAAATCCCCGCTGGCAAAGAAGTTCTTCGGCGCCGACGGCCCGCCCACCGAGATCCCGACATCGGCACCCAGTCACATCGTGGCCGTGCGTACCCCGGAGGCCAAGCTCGGCATGTACACCTACTGGAAGCCCGGCACCATGGACATCGACACCTCCCGGCCTGTCCATCACGAGATATACGACTACACAACCGATTCCGGTGTTCAGGAGCTCGACAACCTGGCCGGCCGCAGCGCCAAGCAGGCTGACTTGCAGGGGCTGCTCGATCACGAGGTGCTGCCCGAATTGCGGGCCCCGCTGCCGGAGTTCCTCAACGAGGCGCAGGAGCAGGGGTTGGCGAACATGAAGGAGCTCGCCACGCTTCGCGGAGGCTGA
- a CDS encoding TldD/PmbA family protein, with amino-acid sequence MTAQRRVDADFLELPRFELADAALSAAASAGASYADLRIHRITTEIIQLRDGELEMSVVNREVGLAVRVIVDGTWGFASHAELAPGVAAETARRAVQVATTLASLNAERIELAGEPVYTDVTWVSDYGVDPFVVPAADKIGLLGEYSGRLLAADGVDHVSAGVHAVKEQTFYADAFGSSITQQRVRVMPTMEAVAVDSAAGSFETMRTLAPPTARGWEALAGDDVWDWTSELAELPTLLAEKTKAPSVVAGPTDLVIDPSNLWLTIHESIGHATEYDRAIGYEAAYAGTSFATPDKLGTMRYGSPVMNVTADRTVEFGLATVGFDDEGVRAQSWDLVRDGVFVGYQLDRVFAPRLGEARSNGCSYADSPHHVPIQRMANVSLQPGPDDLSTQDLIARVSDGIYVVGDKSWSIDMQRYNFQFTGQRFYRIRDGRLDGQLRDVAYQATTTDFWGAMEAVGGPSTWRLGGAFNCGKAQPGQVAPVSHGCPSALFRGINVLNTRTEGGR; translated from the coding sequence GTGACAGCTCAAAGACGCGTGGACGCTGATTTCCTGGAGCTGCCCCGGTTCGAGTTGGCTGACGCGGCGTTGTCCGCGGCAGCCTCGGCCGGCGCCAGCTATGCCGACCTGCGGATTCACCGCATCACCACCGAGATCATCCAATTGCGCGACGGTGAGTTGGAGATGTCCGTGGTCAACCGCGAGGTCGGGCTGGCGGTGCGGGTGATCGTGGACGGCACCTGGGGGTTCGCCTCCCACGCCGAGTTGGCACCGGGGGTGGCCGCCGAGACGGCGCGCCGCGCGGTGCAGGTGGCGACGACGCTGGCATCGCTGAACGCCGAGCGCATCGAATTGGCCGGCGAACCGGTCTACACCGACGTGACATGGGTGTCCGATTACGGCGTCGATCCATTCGTCGTCCCCGCCGCCGACAAGATCGGGTTGCTCGGGGAGTACTCGGGCCGGTTGCTGGCGGCCGATGGTGTGGACCATGTGTCGGCGGGCGTGCATGCGGTCAAGGAGCAGACCTTCTACGCCGACGCGTTCGGATCCTCGATCACCCAGCAGCGGGTGCGGGTCATGCCGACGATGGAGGCGGTGGCCGTCGACTCGGCCGCCGGGTCGTTCGAGACCATGCGCACACTGGCCCCGCCGACGGCGCGGGGGTGGGAAGCGCTGGCCGGGGACGACGTGTGGGACTGGACCTCCGAACTGGCGGAGCTGCCGACCTTGCTGGCCGAGAAAACCAAGGCACCCTCCGTTGTCGCCGGACCCACCGACCTGGTCATCGACCCGTCCAACCTGTGGTTGACGATTCACGAATCGATCGGGCACGCCACCGAATACGACCGCGCGATCGGCTACGAGGCGGCCTATGCCGGAACCTCGTTCGCCACTCCCGACAAGCTCGGCACGATGCGCTACGGCTCGCCCGTGATGAACGTTACGGCTGATCGCACCGTGGAATTCGGCTTGGCCACGGTCGGTTTCGACGACGAAGGGGTGCGGGCGCAGAGCTGGGACCTGGTGCGCGACGGTGTCTTCGTCGGCTATCAGCTGGACCGGGTGTTCGCGCCCCGGCTCGGCGAGGCACGATCCAACGGCTGCTCGTACGCCGACTCGCCGCATCACGTCCCGATCCAGCGGATGGCCAACGTGTCACTACAGCCCGGCCCGGACGACCTCAGCACGCAGGACCTGATCGCGCGGGTGTCCGACGGGATCTACGTCGTCGGCGACAAATCCTGGTCGATCGACATGCAGCGGTACAACTTCCAGTTCACCGGTCAGCGGTTCTACCGGATCCGCGACGGCCGGCTCGACGGGCAGCTGCGCGACGTGGCATACCAAGCGACCACCACCGACTTCTGGGGTGCGATGGAAGCCGTCGGCGGGCCGTCCACCTGGCGCCTCGGTGGGGCGTTCAACTGCGGCAAGGCCCAGCCCGGGCAGGTGGCACCGGTCAGCCATGGCTGCCCGAGCGCCCTGTTCCGCGGCATCAACGTACTCAACACCCGGACGGAGGGCGGCCGATGA
- a CDS encoding metallopeptidase TldD-related protein, with product MIGAQQVVDIALGAADPGLETMILVTDRSDASLRWAGNSMTTNGETVGRTITVISIVRRGDKAHAGSVRSTEVDPAVIPELVAAAERAAVASPEARDAAPPLPGAGLPADWDAPVVGTGAQVFTGIAGDLAKGFAGSDQLYGYARHVMETTFLATSTGLRRRYTQPTGSVEINAKRDGASVWAGVSTPDFVDVQVDSLLDELSLKLGWAERTVELPAGRYETLMPPSTVADMMIYLTWAMDGRGAQEGRTALSAPGGTRVGEKLTDLGLTLYSDPFAGELACQPFVAVPSSSERMSIFDNGMDIGRVDWVRDGVVNALAYPRAVAAEYGTPVAVPADNLLMTGGALELADMIAGTERGLLLTTLWYIREVDPTVLLLTGLTRDGVYLIEDGEVTAAVNNFRFNESPLDLLRRATEAGLSEVTLPREWGDWATRASMPTLRIPDFHMSSVSQAQ from the coding sequence ATGATCGGCGCACAGCAGGTCGTCGACATCGCTTTGGGTGCAGCAGATCCCGGGCTTGAAACCATGATCCTGGTCACCGACCGGTCGGACGCCTCGCTGCGGTGGGCCGGTAACTCGATGACCACCAACGGTGAGACGGTCGGTCGCACCATCACGGTGATCTCGATCGTGCGCCGCGGGGACAAGGCGCACGCCGGGTCGGTGCGCTCGACCGAAGTTGATCCGGCGGTGATCCCGGAGTTGGTGGCTGCCGCCGAGCGCGCCGCGGTGGCCTCACCCGAGGCCCGGGATGCCGCACCGCCGTTGCCGGGCGCGGGGTTGCCGGCCGACTGGGACGCACCGGTGGTAGGCACCGGTGCGCAGGTGTTCACCGGCATCGCCGGTGATCTGGCCAAGGGGTTCGCCGGGTCCGATCAGCTCTACGGATATGCCCGCCATGTCATGGAGACGACGTTCCTGGCGACCTCCACCGGCCTGCGCCGGCGCTACACCCAGCCGACCGGGTCGGTCGAGATCAACGCAAAGCGGGACGGGGCGAGTGTCTGGGCCGGGGTGAGCACACCGGATTTCGTTGACGTTCAGGTGGATTCGCTGCTCGACGAGCTGTCGCTGAAGCTGGGGTGGGCCGAGCGCACGGTCGAATTGCCTGCCGGTCGCTACGAGACATTGATGCCGCCCTCGACGGTGGCCGACATGATGATCTATCTCACCTGGGCGATGGACGGTCGCGGGGCGCAGGAGGGTCGCACCGCGCTGTCGGCACCCGGCGGCACCCGGGTAGGGGAGAAGCTCACCGATCTGGGGCTCACGCTGTACTCGGACCCGTTCGCCGGAGAGCTGGCCTGCCAACCGTTCGTCGCGGTTCCGAGTTCGTCGGAGCGGATGTCGATCTTCGACAACGGCATGGACATCGGCCGGGTGGACTGGGTCCGCGACGGGGTGGTCAATGCGCTGGCCTATCCACGGGCGGTGGCTGCCGAATACGGTACGCCCGTCGCGGTGCCTGCCGACAATCTGCTGATGACCGGTGGCGCACTCGAATTGGCCGATATGATCGCCGGCACCGAACGCGGCCTGCTGCTCACCACCTTGTGGTACATCCGCGAGGTCGACCCGACCGTGCTGCTGCTCACGGGGCTGACCCGTGACGGCGTCTACCTGATCGAGGACGGCGAGGTGACCGCCGCGGTGAACAACTTCCGGTTCAACGAGAGCCCGCTCGACCTGTTGCGCCGCGCCACGGAGGCCGGCCTCAGCGAGGTCACATTGCCGCGCGAGTGGGGCGACTGGGCGACTCGGGCGTCCATGCCGACGCTGCGGATCCCGGACTTCCACATGTCCTCGGTGAGCCAGGCCCAATGA
- a CDS encoding YwaF family protein — MLLSQRQFTVYGPSHWAAIAVFAVGAVLLVWLGRRQTEQQSRTLGRILGAVTAAIYVAMFAYTLFPPSIERSVPLRLTDLATVVGAYALWSQRHWAYVLTYYWGLVLSTQALISPVLKSPDFPHYEFLAFWSIHLLVVWAAIYLTWGRGMRPHWRDYRLVVVATAVWAVVTMAFNGIAGTNYGFLNAKPTTASLLDVMGPWPVYVLVASALVAVVWALMTWPWERHSG, encoded by the coding sequence ATGCTGTTGTCCCAACGGCAATTCACGGTGTACGGCCCGTCGCACTGGGCCGCCATCGCCGTGTTCGCCGTCGGGGCGGTGCTGTTGGTCTGGCTCGGACGGCGCCAGACCGAACAGCAGTCACGGACCTTGGGCCGGATACTCGGCGCGGTGACGGCCGCGATCTACGTCGCGATGTTCGCCTACACACTGTTCCCGCCGTCGATCGAGCGGTCCGTGCCGTTGCGCCTGACCGACCTGGCGACCGTGGTCGGCGCCTACGCGCTGTGGTCGCAGCGGCATTGGGCATACGTGCTCACGTACTACTGGGGCCTGGTGCTGAGTACCCAGGCGCTGATCTCGCCCGTGCTCAAGAGCCCGGACTTCCCGCATTACGAGTTCCTGGCGTTCTGGTCCATTCATCTGCTGGTGGTCTGGGCGGCCATCTATTTGACGTGGGGCCGCGGCATGCGCCCGCACTGGCGTGACTACCGGCTCGTGGTGGTGGCGACCGCGGTGTGGGCCGTTGTCACCATGGCGTTCAACGGTATTGCCGGAACCAACTACGGTTTCCTGAACGCCAAACCCACCACCGCGTCGCTGCTGGACGTGATGGGTCCGTGGCCGGTCTACGTCCTGGTCGCCAGTGCGTTGGTGGCCGTCGTATGGGCGCTGATGACCTGGCCGTGGGAACGGCACTCGGGTTAG
- a CDS encoding sodium:solute symporter gives MGKPVDIAIVVIYLVAMLAFGFWGKTRTKDSADFLVAGRRLGPTLYTGTMAAVVLGGASTVGGVGLGYKWGISGMWLVVAIAIGLLALSLFFAGPIQRLRVYTVAQMLSLRYGVDATSASGVVMAAYTLMLSVTSTIAYATVFNVLFGTGRTLSVVIGGMVVMLYSSIGGMWSITLTDMVQFVLKTIGVFFLLLPFTWHRAGGFDGIRERAGDAVFSLTSIGTDTIITFFVVYSFGMLIGQDIWQRVFTARSPQVARWGGTTAAIYCVFYGIAGALIGLAASTFMPDIKAKDDVYAQIAEAILPVGISGIVLAAAVAAMMSTASGALIATATVARTDIKPMLLRLVGRRPEETENPEVDVHSDRRYVAVLGIIVIIIAALLNDVVGALTIAYDILVGGLLVPILGGFLWKRATGAGALAAMAVGTLVTLGTMAVVGDVLANEPIYFGLVASLIAYVVVSLATPRTSADVLQVWDDRLAGRDTSEVART, from the coding sequence GTGGGTAAACCAGTCGATATCGCGATCGTCGTCATCTATCTCGTCGCGATGCTCGCCTTCGGGTTCTGGGGTAAGACCCGGACCAAGGACTCCGCGGACTTCCTGGTCGCGGGCCGGCGCCTCGGACCGACGCTGTACACCGGCACCATGGCCGCCGTCGTGCTCGGCGGCGCCTCCACGGTGGGAGGCGTGGGACTGGGCTACAAGTGGGGCATCTCCGGGATGTGGCTGGTGGTGGCGATCGCCATCGGCCTGCTGGCCCTGAGCCTGTTCTTCGCCGGACCCATCCAGCGCCTGCGGGTCTACACCGTCGCGCAGATGCTGAGCCTGCGCTACGGGGTGGATGCGACCTCGGCCTCCGGCGTCGTCATGGCGGCCTACACGCTCATGCTGTCGGTCACCTCGACCATCGCCTACGCGACGGTGTTCAACGTGCTGTTCGGCACGGGTAGAACACTTTCGGTGGTGATCGGCGGCATGGTCGTCATGCTGTACTCGTCGATCGGCGGCATGTGGTCCATCACCCTGACCGACATGGTGCAGTTCGTCCTCAAGACCATCGGGGTGTTCTTCCTGCTGCTGCCGTTCACCTGGCACCGGGCCGGCGGCTTCGACGGCATCCGGGAGCGCGCCGGCGACGCCGTGTTCAGCCTCACCTCCATCGGTACCGACACCATCATCACGTTCTTCGTCGTCTACAGCTTCGGAATGCTGATCGGGCAGGACATCTGGCAGCGGGTGTTCACCGCGCGCTCTCCGCAGGTCGCCCGCTGGGGTGGGACGACAGCCGCGATCTACTGCGTGTTCTACGGAATCGCCGGCGCCCTGATCGGTTTGGCCGCGTCGACCTTCATGCCCGACATCAAGGCCAAGGACGACGTGTACGCCCAGATCGCGGAAGCGATTCTGCCCGTGGGCATCAGCGGCATCGTGCTCGCAGCGGCGGTCGCCGCGATGATGTCGACGGCATCGGGTGCCCTGATCGCGACCGCCACGGTCGCCCGCACCGACATCAAGCCGATGCTGCTGCGGTTGGTGGGCCGCAGGCCCGAGGAGACCGAAAACCCCGAAGTGGACGTGCATTCCGACCGCCGCTATGTCGCGGTGCTCGGCATCATCGTCATCATCATCGCCGCGTTGCTCAACGACGTCGTCGGCGCATTGACCATCGCCTACGACATCCTGGTCGGCGGCTTGCTGGTGCCGATCCTGGGCGGCTTCCTGTGGAAGCGGGCCACCGGCGCCGGCGCGCTGGCCGCGATGGCGGTCGGCACGCTCGTCACGCTGGGCACCATGGCGGTGGTCGGCGATGTGCTGGCCAACGAGCCCATCTACTTCGGCCTGGTGGCCAGCTTGATCGCCTACGTCGTGGTGAGCCTGGCGACGCCACGCACCTCCGCCGACGTGCTGCAGGTGTGGGATGACCGGTTGGCCGGCCGCGACACCAGCGAGGTCGCGCGCACCTAA